In a genomic window of Staphylococcus taiwanensis:
- the mutY gene encoding A/G-specific adenine glycosylase: MLTVHSFKENLVTWFEKNQREMPWRETSNPYYIWLSEVMLQQTQVKTVIDYYHRFINRFPSIEDLSSADEDEVLKYWEGLGYYSRARNFHTAIKEVDTQYGGIVPSSPEQFGKLKGVGPYTQAAVMSIAFNYPLATVDGNVFRVWSRINNDDRDIKLQSTRKAYEQELLPYVQENAGTFNQSMMELGALICTPKNPLCLFCPVQENCEAFKEGTVLDLPVKTKTTKKKTIKQNVFLIRNKAGHYLIEKRQERLLNGMWQFPMFEEPNAFKQLQNKLDKTLNCVEESVFHLKHQFTHMTWDIQVYSIIDEIDLEENELKENSLAWLDLNHRDDYTMPVSMDKIYRFING, translated from the coding sequence ATGTTAACAGTTCATTCTTTTAAAGAAAATTTAGTTACTTGGTTTGAAAAAAATCAAAGAGAAATGCCTTGGCGTGAAACTAGCAATCCTTATTATATATGGCTTAGTGAAGTCATGTTGCAACAAACACAAGTTAAAACCGTAATAGATTATTATCATAGATTTATCAATCGTTTCCCTTCAATTGAAGACTTAAGTAGTGCAGATGAAGATGAAGTTCTCAAATATTGGGAAGGATTAGGATATTATAGTCGTGCACGAAATTTCCATACTGCGATTAAAGAGGTAGATACACAATATGGTGGTATTGTACCTTCGTCTCCAGAGCAATTTGGGAAATTAAAGGGAGTAGGCCCCTATACTCAAGCTGCTGTAATGAGTATTGCCTTTAATTATCCTTTAGCAACTGTTGATGGTAATGTCTTTAGAGTGTGGAGTAGGATTAATAATGATGATAGAGATATAAAATTGCAATCTACTCGAAAAGCTTATGAACAAGAATTACTTCCATATGTTCAAGAAAATGCTGGTACATTTAACCAGTCAATGATGGAACTTGGTGCATTGATTTGCACACCTAAAAACCCACTATGTCTATTTTGCCCAGTTCAGGAGAATTGTGAAGCTTTTAAAGAAGGAACAGTATTAGACCTGCCTGTAAAAACAAAAACGACTAAGAAAAAAACAATTAAACAAAATGTCTTTCTAATTAGAAATAAAGCGGGTCATTATTTAATTGAAAAAAGACAAGAAAGACTCTTAAATGGTATGTGGCAATTTCCTATGTTTGAAGAACCAAATGCCTTTAAACAATTGCAAAATAAATTAGATAAGACATTAAACTGTGTTGAGGAAAGTGTCTTTCATTTAAAACATCAATTCACGCACATGACATGGGATATACAAGTATATAGTATAATTGATGAAATTGATTTAGAAGAGAACGAACTAAAGGAAAATAGTTTGGCATGGTTAGACTTAAACCATCGAGATGACTACACAATGCCTGTTTCAATGGATAAGATTTATAGATTTATAAATGGTTAA
- a CDS encoding DUF402 domain-containing protein yields MVKESIPKEGENIKIQSYKHDGNIHRVWSETTILKGTDHVIIGGNDHTLVTESDGRTWITREPAIVYFHSEYWFNVICMFREDGIYYYCNLSSPFVCDEEALKYIDYDLDIKVYPNGKYHLLDEDEYEQHMNQMNYPHDIDVILRRNVDILQQWIEQKKGPFAPDFIKVWKERYKKIRNY; encoded by the coding sequence ATGGTTAAAGAATCCATACCTAAAGAAGGCGAAAATATAAAAATTCAAAGTTACAAACATGATGGTAACATTCATAGAGTATGGTCGGAAACCACTATATTAAAAGGTACGGATCACGTTATTATTGGTGGCAATGATCATACGTTAGTTACTGAGAGTGATGGACGTACTTGGATTACAAGAGAGCCTGCAATTGTTTATTTCCATTCAGAATATTGGTTCAATGTCATCTGTATGTTTAGAGAAGATGGAATTTATTATTATTGTAATTTATCATCTCCATTTGTTTGTGATGAAGAAGCCCTTAAGTACATTGATTATGATTTAGATATTAAAGTTTATCCTAATGGTAAATATCATTTATTAGATGAGGATGAGTATGAGCAACATATGAATCAAATGAATTATCCACATGATATAGATGTTATTTTACGTCGTAATGTTGATATTTTACAACAATGGATTGAGCAAAAGAAAGGTCCATTTGCGCCTGATTTTATTAAAGTTTGGAAAGAAAGATATAAAAAGATTCGTAATTACTAA
- a CDS encoding ABC transporter ATP-binding protein has translation MIRRYLEFVKPYKYRIIATIIIGIIKFGIPMLIPLLIKYAIDGVINNGVLNTNEKFQHLTVAIGIALFIFVIVRPPIEYLRQYLAQWTSNKILYDIRKQLYNHLQALSARFYANNQVGQVISRVINDVEQTKDFILTGLMNIWLDCITIVIALSIMFFLDVKLTLAAIFIFPFYILTVYFFFGRLRQLTRTRSQALAEVQGFLHERVQGMSVIKSFAIEDNEAKNFDHKNKHFLKRAFQHTSWNAYSFAAINTVTDLGPIIVIGVGAYLSINGSITVGTLAAFVGYLEQLFGPLRRLVASFTTLTQSFASMDRVFQLIDEDYDIKNGVGAQPIEIKQGHIELKDVSFKYNSNENTILKNINLNINKGDTVAFVGMSGGGKSTLINLIPRFYDVTEGEILIDGHNIKDFLTGSLRNQIGLVQQDNILFSDTVRENILLGRPDASEEEIIEAAKMANAHDFIMNLKDGYDTEVGERGVKLSGGQKQRLSIARIFLNNPPILILDEATSALDLESEAIIQDALDVLSKDRTTLIVAHRLSTITHADKIIVMQNGEIVESGTHQELIAKKGAYEHLYSIQNL, from the coding sequence ATGATACGGCGATATTTAGAATTCGTTAAACCATACAAATATCGTATTATTGCAACAATTATCATCGGGATAATAAAATTCGGCATACCCATGTTAATTCCTTTATTAATTAAGTATGCAATAGATGGTGTCATTAATAATGGTGTTTTAAACACTAATGAGAAATTCCAACATCTTACTGTTGCTATAGGTATTGCTTTATTTATCTTTGTAATAGTTAGACCGCCAATTGAGTATTTACGCCAATATTTAGCACAATGGACAAGTAATAAAATATTATATGATATTCGTAAACAGTTATATAATCATTTGCAGGCGTTAAGTGCTAGATTCTATGCAAATAACCAAGTTGGACAGGTTATTTCAAGAGTGATAAACGATGTTGAACAAACAAAAGATTTTATACTAACAGGATTGATGAATATATGGTTAGACTGTATTACAATAGTTATTGCACTAAGTATTATGTTCTTCTTAGATGTTAAATTAACACTTGCAGCTATATTTATCTTTCCATTTTATATATTAACTGTTTATTTCTTCTTTGGTCGTTTAAGACAATTAACCCGTACACGTTCACAAGCTTTGGCTGAAGTACAAGGATTTTTACACGAACGTGTTCAAGGAATGTCAGTTATTAAAAGTTTTGCGATTGAAGATAATGAAGCTAAAAATTTTGATCATAAGAATAAGCATTTCTTAAAAAGAGCATTTCAACATACATCATGGAACGCGTATTCATTTGCAGCAATTAATACTGTTACTGACTTGGGTCCAATCATTGTAATTGGTGTTGGTGCATACCTATCAATTAATGGGTCTATTACTGTTGGGACACTAGCAGCATTTGTTGGATATTTAGAACAATTATTTGGTCCATTAAGAAGATTAGTAGCTTCATTTACAACGTTAACTCAAAGTTTTGCCTCTATGGATAGGGTATTCCAATTAATAGATGAAGACTATGACATTAAAAATGGCGTTGGCGCACAACCAATTGAAATTAAACAAGGGCATATTGAATTGAAAGATGTCAGTTTTAAATATAATTCAAATGAAAACACCATTCTTAAAAATATTAATTTGAATATCAATAAAGGTGATACAGTAGCTTTTGTAGGAATGAGTGGTGGCGGAAAATCAACATTAATTAATTTAATTCCTCGTTTTTATGATGTTACAGAAGGGGAAATCTTAATCGATGGCCATAACATTAAAGACTTCTTGACTGGTAGTTTAAGAAATCAAATTGGTTTAGTACAACAAGACAATATCTTATTTTCTGATACGGTTCGAGAAAATATTTTACTAGGACGTCCAGATGCAAGTGAAGAAGAAATAATTGAAGCGGCTAAAATGGCCAACGCGCATGACTTCATAATGAATTTAAAAGATGGTTATGATACAGAAGTTGGGGAACGTGGTGTTAAATTATCGGGTGGTCAAAAACAACGACTATCAATAGCACGTATTTTCTTAAATAATCCACCTATATTAATCCTAGATGAAGCAACATCTGCACTTGATTTAGAAAGTGAAGCTATTATTCAAGATGCGTTAGATGTTTTAAGTAAAGATAGAACAACGCTTATAGTTGCACATAGACTTTCAACAATTACACATGCAGATAAAATTATTGTGATGCAAAATGGTGAAATTGTTGAATCAGGTACCCATCAAGAGCTTATCGCTAAAAAAGGTGCTTATGAACACCTTTACAGTATTCAAAACCTTTAA
- a CDS encoding IS1182 family transposase — MYKNYNMTQLTLPMETSVLIPTNDISRHVNDIVETIPDNEFDEFRHHRGATSYHPKMMLKVILYAYTQSVFSGRKIEKMLNDSIRMMWLSQNQKPSYKTINRFRVNPKVDALLESLFIQFYSQCIKQNLIDDKAIFIDGTKIEANSNRYTFVWKKSIQNHESKMNEDSKALYHELVTNKIIPEIKEDHDNELTKEEIDLIGSHLDKEIEDLNQHINNEKCTKTRKQIRLKRTKIKKYKKQINDYSERKYRYEFQKSILKDRNSYSKTDHDATFMRMKEDHMKNGQLKPGYNLQIATNSQFVLSYNVYQNPTDTRTMIPFLNSIQETYGHLPEYIVADAGYGSESNYMAIIDDFNRTPLITYGMFIKDKTKKYKSDIFNTQNWDYDEINDEFICPNNKRLGFKRYAYRHDKYGYKRDFKLYECDDCSECPLKNQCMNFNSKTNKKIMKNYNWEYFKSQINKKLSEPKTKNIYSQRKIDVEPVFGFMKAILGFTRMSVRGLNKVKRELGFVLMALNIRKVVAQRAENNQKIYKKDNFYIISIEIVFYSLIQELYVPDSYLNCYCY; from the coding sequence ATGTATAAAAATTATAACATGACTCAACTTACTCTACCAATGGAAACTTCAGTTCTTATCCCCACAAATGATATTTCACGACATGTAAATGATATTGTTGAAACAATTCCTGACAATGAATTCGACGAATTCAGACATCACCGTGGTGCAACTTCGTACCATCCTAAAATGATGTTAAAAGTGATTCTATATGCCTACACACAATCTGTATTCTCAGGTCGTAAAATAGAAAAAATGCTTAATGATAGCATCCGAATGATGTGGCTATCACAAAATCAAAAACCTTCTTATAAAACAATTAATCGATTTAGAGTAAATCCAAAAGTAGATGCTTTATTAGAATCTTTATTTATTCAATTTTACAGTCAGTGTATAAAACAAAATCTTATAGATGATAAAGCTATTTTTATTGATGGTACAAAAATTGAAGCAAATTCCAATCGATATACATTTGTATGGAAAAAGAGTATTCAAAACCATGAATCAAAGATGAATGAGGATTCTAAAGCCCTCTACCATGAATTGGTAACCAATAAAATCATACCGGAAATCAAAGAAGATCATGATAATGAATTAACAAAAGAAGAAATAGATTTGATTGGTAGTCATTTAGATAAAGAAATCGAAGATTTAAACCAACATATCAACAATGAAAAATGTACTAAAACAAGAAAACAAATACGTCTCAAAAGAACTAAAATCAAAAAATACAAAAAGCAAATCAATGATTATTCTGAGCGAAAGTATCGATACGAATTTCAAAAATCTATTTTAAAGGATAGAAATAGTTATTCTAAGACAGATCATGATGCGACATTTATGAGAATGAAAGAAGATCACATGAAAAATGGACAACTTAAGCCAGGGTATAATTTACAAATAGCGACAAATTCCCAATTTGTTTTATCTTATAATGTGTATCAAAATCCAACGGATACTAGAACGATGATTCCATTTTTAAATTCAATTCAAGAGACCTACGGTCATTTACCTGAATATATTGTAGCTGATGCAGGTTATGGTAGTGAATCAAATTATATGGCAATTATAGATGACTTTAATCGAACGCCACTCATAACATATGGAATGTTTATAAAAGATAAAACTAAAAAATATAAAAGTGACATCTTTAATACTCAAAATTGGGACTATGACGAAATTAATGACGAATTCATTTGTCCGAATAATAAACGGCTAGGTTTTAAAAGATATGCCTATCGTCATGATAAGTATGGTTACAAGCGAGACTTCAAATTATATGAATGTGACGATTGTTCAGAATGTCCTCTGAAAAATCAATGTATGAACTTCAATTCAAAAACAAACAAAAAAATAATGAAGAATTATAACTGGGAATATTTTAAATCCCAAATTAACAAAAAGCTTTCAGAACCAAAAACAAAAAATATCTACAGTCAAAGAAAAATTGATGTGGAACCTGTTTTTGGATTTATGAAGGCTATTTTGGGTTTCACTCGGATGTCTGTCCGAGGACTCAATAAAGTCAAAAGAGAACTTGGTTTTGTATTAATGGCACTTAATATAAGAAAAGTAGTAGCTCAACGAGCTGAAAATAATCAAAAAATTTATAAAAAAGACAATTTCTATATTATTTCAATAGAAATTGTCTTTTATTCACTTATCCAAGAACTTTATGTCCCGGACTCTTATTTAAATTGTTATTGTTATTAA
- a CDS encoding aromatic acid exporter family protein, with product MRLGARILKTGIAIILALFIASFLPDNVGLKSVAGISAIVAMQPNIYRSIKTISEQASGNVIGAILAVIMVTIFGKNIVIMGVTVILLIAILYKLNLAHVATLAGVTALIIMGQHTGSFYVAAAFRFILVMIGVVSASVVNLIFLPPKFETKIYYNSVNITSDIFIWFKLVLNDASDYHQIKEDGEQIESRISKLEQIFNYYHEEKALTRKAAFQQNRKKILFKEVVGTTRQAYEVLNRMARYQNDLHNLNHNLIFQIKLELDSLIAYHEQILKSLSKKARYNVEHFDNQIKNPQKKDLMDAFQQQLIQNPYQVEYSYANIMQIIAAIEEYRYFLEHLDRLRLSFFTYHRNDTDIDIADEDFDL from the coding sequence TTGAGGCTGGGAGCTCGTATACTTAAAACTGGTATTGCTATTATCCTTGCTTTGTTCATAGCTTCTTTCTTACCTGATAATGTCGGTTTAAAATCAGTTGCAGGTATTAGTGCCATTGTTGCTATGCAACCTAATATTTACCGTTCTATTAAAACAATTTCTGAACAAGCGTCTGGTAACGTCATTGGTGCTATTCTTGCTGTAATTATGGTTACTATATTTGGTAAAAACATAGTAATAATGGGTGTAACTGTCATTTTATTAATCGCTATTTTATACAAGTTAAATTTAGCTCATGTTGCTACTTTAGCTGGAGTTACTGCACTTATAATCATGGGACAACACACTGGTTCATTTTATGTCGCAGCTGCTTTCAGATTTATATTAGTCATGATAGGAGTTGTAAGTGCTTCAGTGGTAAATTTAATATTCTTACCTCCCAAATTTGAAACAAAAATATATTATAATTCAGTTAATATCACTTCTGATATATTTATATGGTTCAAACTTGTATTAAATGACGCTTCTGACTATCATCAGATTAAAGAAGATGGTGAACAGATTGAATCACGTATTTCAAAACTGGAACAAATATTTAATTATTATCATGAAGAAAAAGCACTAACACGCAAAGCTGCTTTTCAACAAAATAGAAAGAAAATATTGTTTAAAGAAGTTGTAGGTACAACTAGACAGGCATATGAGGTACTAAATCGTATGGCAAGATATCAAAATGATTTGCATAACTTGAATCATAATTTAATTTTCCAGATTAAATTGGAATTAGACTCATTAATTGCTTATCATGAACAAATTCTTAAAAGCTTATCTAAAAAAGCACGTTATAATGTTGAACATTTTGATAATCAAATTAAAAATCCACAAAAAAAGGATCTCATGGATGCTTTTCAACAACAATTAATTCAAAATCCATACCAAGTTGAATATTCATACGCTAATATTATGCAAATCATTGCGGCCATAGAAGAATATCGTTATTTCTTGGAACATCTTGATCGTCTAAGATTAAGTTTCTTCACATATCATCGTAATGATACAGATATTGATATCGCAGATGAAGATTTTGACCTATAA
- a CDS encoding glutamate-1-semialdehyde 2,1-aminomutase yields MKFTESERLQELSNEYILGGVNSPSRSYKAVGGGAPVVMREGHGAYLYDVDGNKFIDYLQAYGPIITGHAHPHITEAIQDQAAKGVLYGTPTELEIEFSKKLREAIPSLEKIRFVNSGTEAVMTTIRVARAYTKRNKIIKFAGSYHGHYDLVLVAAGSGPSQLGSPDSAGVPESVAKEVITVPFNDIDSYKEAMEHWGDEVAAVLVEPIVGNFGMVEPQPGFLEEVNKITHDYGALVIYDEVITAFRFHYGAAQDLLNVYPDLTAFGKIIGGGLPIGGYGGRQDIMEHVAPLGPAYQAGTMAGNPLSMRAGIALLEVLEQEGVYDKLDKLGKRLEDGLLKLIEKHDITATINRVYGSLTLYFTNEKITHYEQVENSDGEAFAKFFKLMLHQGINLAPSKFEAWFLTTEHTEEDIDQTLEAADYAFSQMK; encoded by the coding sequence ATGAAATTCACAGAAAGTGAACGTCTCCAAGAATTATCGAATGAATATATATTAGGTGGAGTTAACTCTCCTTCTCGTTCATACAAAGCAGTTGGTGGTGGTGCGCCAGTAGTTATGCGTGAAGGTCACGGTGCTTATCTATATGATGTAGACGGTAATAAATTTATTGATTATTTACAAGCTTATGGTCCAATTATTACAGGACATGCTCATCCACATATTACTGAAGCTATACAAGATCAGGCAGCTAAAGGGGTATTATATGGTACTCCTACTGAATTAGAAATCGAATTTAGTAAGAAATTGCGTGAAGCTATCCCTTCACTTGAAAAGATTAGATTTGTAAACTCAGGTACTGAAGCTGTAATGACTACAATTCGAGTTGCACGTGCTTATACAAAGCGCAATAAAATCATTAAGTTTGCTGGATCATACCATGGTCACTATGACCTAGTATTAGTTGCTGCAGGTAGTGGTCCTTCACAACTTGGTTCTCCAGATTCAGCAGGCGTCCCTGAAAGTGTTGCAAAAGAAGTAATTACCGTGCCATTTAATGATATTGATTCATATAAAGAAGCTATGGAACATTGGGGCGATGAAGTAGCCGCAGTATTAGTAGAACCAATTGTCGGCAACTTTGGGATGGTAGAACCTCAACCCGGGTTTTTAGAAGAAGTAAATAAAATCACACATGATTATGGTGCATTAGTGATTTATGACGAAGTTATCACTGCATTCCGCTTCCATTATGGTGCTGCTCAAGATTTATTAAATGTATATCCAGACTTAACGGCATTCGGAAAAATAATTGGCGGTGGTCTTCCAATCGGTGGTTACGGTGGCCGTCAAGATATCATGGAGCACGTTGCCCCATTAGGACCTGCATATCAAGCTGGTACGATGGCAGGTAATCCTCTTTCAATGAGAGCGGGTATCGCACTTTTAGAAGTTCTAGAACAAGAAGGCGTCTATGATAAATTAGATAAACTTGGAAAAAGATTAGAAGATGGCTTACTTAAACTTATTGAAAAACATGATATCACTGCAACTATTAACCGCGTGTATGGTTCACTTACCCTTTATTTTACAAATGAAAAAATTACGCATTACGAACAAGTTGAAAATTCTGATGGAGAAGCATTTGCTAAATTCTTCAAATTAATGTTACATCAAGGAATTAACTTAGCCCCATCAAAATTTGAGGCATGGTTCTTAACTACTGAACACACAGAAGAAGATATTGATCAAACACTTGAAGCTGCTGATTATGCTTTTAGTCAAATGAAATAA
- a CDS encoding peroxiredoxin, with the protein MLSKGDKFPEFNLENQNGEMVTNETIKGNKAILYFYPRDNTPTCTTEACDFRDNIELFNDLNVTIYGISGDSKKKHQNFISKHALNFDLLVDDEFMLSDRVGAYQLKKSFGKESMGIVRTTFVIDEEGYIIDVIEKVKVKTQIEKLKQILG; encoded by the coding sequence ATGTTAAGTAAAGGCGATAAGTTTCCAGAATTTAATTTAGAAAATCAAAACGGTGAAATGGTTACCAATGAAACAATAAAAGGAAATAAAGCGATACTTTATTTTTACCCACGTGATAATACGCCAACATGTACAACAGAAGCTTGTGATTTTAGGGATAATATAGAGTTATTTAATGATTTGAATGTAACGATTTATGGAATAAGCGGTGACTCTAAGAAAAAGCATCAAAATTTTATATCAAAACATGCACTTAACTTCGATTTATTAGTAGATGATGAATTTATGCTTTCTGATAGAGTAGGTGCTTATCAATTAAAAAAATCGTTTGGCAAAGAAAGTATGGGAATTGTACGTACTACGTTTGTAATTGATGAAGAAGGATATATTATTGATGTTATTGAAAAAGTAAAAGTTAAAACTCAAATAGAGAAACTAAAACAAATTTTGGGGTGA
- a CDS encoding hydroxyacid dehydrogenase, which translates to MKVASLKRLGDMEREMVEKFPEVDFSFFKRASDIPEEVKKEIDVLIGYDGELNQTFIEACPNLKWIAWYATGVNSLPLDYIKERNIILTNSRGVQAKQLSEFILAFILDDYKKMRISYLNQYNHKYDSRLTGKRLNNEKVLFLGTGALAQHTVKLLQPFDTEIIGISKSGTQKEGFHQIYKIDELEKVLNEADIVINTLPETEETFHLLTEEHFRVMKDDSLFINVGRGTIVKEEIILKVLKNKIIRHAYLDVFENEPLQADNPLYNLSNITITAHITGNDNHIKKDATKIFTRNLDNFLNKNSVNENLVDLDKGY; encoded by the coding sequence ATGAAAGTTGCTAGCTTAAAAAGATTAGGTGATATGGAACGCGAAATGGTTGAGAAATTTCCAGAGGTAGATTTTTCTTTTTTCAAAAGAGCAAGTGACATACCTGAAGAAGTCAAAAAAGAAATAGATGTACTAATAGGATATGATGGTGAATTAAACCAAACATTTATTGAAGCTTGCCCGAATTTAAAATGGATTGCATGGTATGCAACAGGTGTAAATAGTCTACCATTAGATTATATAAAAGAGAGAAATATTATCTTGACTAATAGTAGAGGCGTCCAAGCGAAACAATTATCTGAATTCATTCTTGCATTTATCTTAGATGATTATAAAAAAATGAGAATATCATACCTAAATCAATATAATCATAAATATGATTCTAGATTAACTGGCAAGCGTTTGAATAATGAAAAGGTTCTATTCTTAGGTACAGGTGCACTAGCACAACATACTGTTAAACTATTACAGCCATTTGACACAGAAATTATCGGAATTAGTAAATCTGGAACGCAAAAAGAAGGATTTCATCAAATTTATAAGATTGATGAACTTGAAAAAGTTTTAAATGAAGCAGATATAGTTATTAATACGTTACCTGAAACAGAAGAGACCTTTCATTTGCTAACAGAAGAACATTTCAGAGTGATGAAAGATGATAGCCTATTTATTAATGTAGGAAGAGGCACGATTGTTAAAGAAGAAATTATTTTAAAAGTACTGAAAAATAAAATAATACGCCATGCATATTTAGACGTGTTTGAAAATGAACCATTACAAGCTGATAATCCACTATATAACCTTTCGAATATAACGATTACAGCACATATCACTGGGAACGATAATCATATCAAAAAAGATGCCACTAAAATCTTTACAAGAAATTTAGATAATTTTCTCAATAAGAACAGTGTAAATGAGAATCTAGTTGATTTAGACAAGGGATATTAA
- the perR gene encoding peroxide-responsive transcriptional repressor PerR, whose translation MSAELESIEHELEESIIALRKAGVRITPQRQAIIRFLITSHSHPTADEIYQALSPDFPNISVATIYNNLRVFKNIGIVKELTYGDASSRFDFNTHNHYHVICEKCGKIVDFHYPQLDEVEQLAQHITEFDVTHHRMEIYGICKECKDKEQ comes from the coding sequence ATGAGTGCGGAATTAGAATCAATAGAACACGAACTTGAAGAATCAATAATTGCATTAAGAAAAGCTGGTGTACGTATTACGCCACAAAGACAAGCAATTATTCGTTTTCTAATCACATCTCATTCACATCCAACAGCGGATGAAATTTATCAAGCACTTTCACCTGATTTTCCAAATATAAGTGTTGCAACCATTTACAATAATTTAAGAGTTTTTAAAAACATAGGAATCGTTAAAGAACTAACATATGGAGATGCTTCAAGTCGATTTGACTTTAATACACATAATCATTACCACGTCATATGTGAAAAGTGTGGTAAGATTGTTGATTTTCATTATCCACAATTAGATGAAGTTGAACAGCTTGCTCAACATATAACAGAGTTCGATGTAACACATCACCGTATGGAAATATATGGTATTTGCAAAGAATGTAAAGATAAAGAACAATAA
- the menE gene encoding o-succinylbenzoate--CoA ligase produces the protein MDFWLKEQSIKNKDKVAVTDGNHSITFKELYDKAFSISEHLLSLNLNRVGLYIKNDMESIVLINACWLANVEIAMLNTRLTETEMINQMNSININTILTTQTFHLSHFNVIHISELEQCPKCTNDKTFDINRIASIMFTSGTTGPQKAVPQTFKNHYASAMGCKESLGYDQQTKWLAVLPIYHISGLSVLLRSIIEGFTVRILEKYNTQAMLTIIKEEVPTHVSLVPQTLKWLMDAGLNRPFSIEKILLGGAKLSSTLIDEALQYSLPIYNSFGMTETCSQFLTASPDMLAQRYDTVGKPSDNVHVRIKNPNSDGHGELLIKGDNVMNGYLYPKGLKNTFEDGYFKTGDIAEIDEEGFVMVYDRRKDLIISGGENIYPYEIETIAKKYQGIDDAVCVAQEDETWGQVPVLYYVSENEISEKDLTSFLQMHLAKYKVPKALYSVGHLPYTSTGKLQRNKMIDRG, from the coding sequence GTGGATTTTTGGTTAAAAGAACAAAGTATTAAAAATAAAGATAAGGTAGCAGTTACAGATGGAAATCATTCAATTACGTTTAAAGAATTATATGATAAAGCATTTTCAATATCAGAACATCTGCTTTCTTTGAATCTGAATAGAGTAGGTTTATATATTAAGAATGATATGGAGTCTATCGTTCTTATTAACGCTTGTTGGTTAGCTAATGTTGAAATAGCAATGCTAAACACGCGTTTAACAGAAACTGAAATGATAAATCAAATGAATTCTATTAATATAAATACAATATTAACAACACAAACATTTCATTTATCACATTTCAATGTGATACATATATCTGAATTAGAACAATGTCCTAAATGTACCAATGACAAAACATTTGATATTAATCGTATTGCATCAATTATGTTTACATCTGGTACGACAGGTCCTCAAAAAGCAGTTCCACAAACGTTTAAAAATCATTATGCAAGTGCTATGGGGTGTAAAGAAAGTCTCGGGTATGATCAACAGACGAAATGGTTGGCTGTTTTACCGATTTATCATATTTCAGGACTGAGTGTTTTATTACGTTCTATAATCGAGGGCTTTACGGTACGTATACTCGAAAAATATAATACACAAGCGATGTTAACGATTATTAAAGAAGAAGTACCTACACACGTATCTTTAGTACCACAAACGCTTAAATGGCTTATGGATGCTGGATTGAACAGACCATTTTCAATAGAAAAAATATTGCTAGGTGGTGCAAAACTATCATCTACTTTAATCGATGAGGCATTGCAATATAGCTTACCAATATATAATTCATTTGGTATGACTGAAACATGTTCACAGTTCTTAACTGCTAGCCCTGATATGTTAGCACAACGCTATGATACAGTGGGTAAACCTAGCGATAATGTACATGTTCGTATTAAAAATCCTAATAGCGATGGTCATGGAGAACTCCTTATCAAGGGGGACAACGTGATGAATGGTTATCTTTATCCCAAAGGCTTAAAAAATACATTTGAGGATGGTTACTTTAAAACGGGTGATATAGCAGAAATTGATGAGGAAGGATTTGTAATGGTCTATGATCGTCGCAAAGATTTGATCATTAGTGGTGGAGAAAATATTTATCCTTATGAGATAGAGACTATCGCCAAAAAATATCAAGGTATCGATGATGCAGTTTGTGTAGCTCAAGAAGATGAAACATGGGGACAAGTTCCGGTTCTTTATTACGTTTCTGAAAATGAAATATCTGAAAAAGATTTAACAAGCTTTTTACAAATGCACTTAGCCAAATATAAAGTACCAAAAGCTTTGTATAGCGTTGGGCATTTACCATATACATCTACCGGTAAATTACAACGTAATAAAATGATTGATAGAGGATAA